A single genomic interval of Eurosta solidaginis isolate ZX-2024a chromosome 3, ASM4086904v1, whole genome shotgun sequence harbors:
- the Swim gene encoding tubulointerstitial nephritis antigen-like isoform X1 yields the protein MLSVLSLVKQITDLKNMHRKICKAASLVRLLIAFTLLGAVVAFDHTLKFDYPGPYCAAKNICCRNREDGCAMPISSTLCYCDEFCDRDQSADCCPDYRSFCLNAPDPIIRCFHNGVYFNKYNTTTDNCNECRCLDGGTVECDRDLCLTDDNLVNNVNSIRQLGWSARKYDEWWGHKYSEGLTLRLGTKEPTFRVKAMTRLSNKADALPHQFNAVDRWSSFIHDVPDQGWCGASWVLSTTSVASDRFAIQSQGKEVVQLSPQNILSCTRKQQGCNGGHLDAAWRYLHKQGVLEDKCYPYTGRRDSCKVRRGGRRSLSSYGCLPSGISDRDEFYTMGPAYSLNNETDIMAEIFHSGPVQATMRIYRDFFAYSGGVYHHTAASRSSPTGFHSVKLVGWGEEHNGDKYWIAANSWGPWWGEHGYFRITRGSNECGIEEYVLAAWPHVYNYFKTDKI from the exons ACAGATTTAAAAAATATGCATCGTAAAATATGTAAGGCGGCCTCGTTGGTGCGGCTGCTCATAGCCTTCACTCTACTCGGAGCAGTAGTAGCCTTTGATCACACACTAAAATTTGATTATCCAGGTCCGTATTGTGCGGCGAAAAATATTTGTTGTCGAAATAGAGAGGATGGATGTGCAATGCCGATTTCAT CCACGCTCTGCTACTGTGATGAGTTCTGCGATCGCGACCAATCTGCCGACTGTTGTCCCGATTATCGTTCGTTCTGCCTGAATGCACCGGATCCAATAATTCGATGCTTCCATAATGGTGTCTACTTTAACAAATACAACACAACAACGGACAATTGTAATGAATGTCGTTGTCTCGACGGTGGCACTGTGGAATGTGATCGTGATCTATGTCTAACCGATGATAATTTGGTGAACAATGTAAACTCCATACGTCAGCTAGGATGGTCGGCACGTAAATATGATGAATGGTGGGGACACAAATATTCGGAGGGTCTAACACTGCGTTTGGGTACCAAGGAACCAACATTCCGTGTTAAAGCAATGACTCGTTTATCCAATAAAGCAGACGCATTGCCGCATCAATTTAATGCTGTAGACAGATGGTCGAGTTTCATACACGATGTACCCGATCAAG GTTGGTGTGGCGCATCTTGGGTGCTATCGACAACATCCGTTGCTTCAGATCGTTTCGCTATACAATCTCAAGGTAAAGAAGTTGTACAGCTGTCGCCACAAAATATTTTGTCGTGTACACGCAAACAGCAGGGTTGCAATGGTGGACATTTAGATGCTGCTTGGCGTTACTTGCATAAACAAGG TGTTCTGGAGGATAAATGCTATCCATACACTGGACGCCGTGATTCTTGTAAAGTGCGTCGTGGTGGACGTCGTTCGCTAAGCTCTTATGGTTGTCTTCCTTCGGGCATCTCAgatcgtgacgagttctatacaATGGGGCCAGCATATTCTCTCAATAATGAAACTGATATTATGGCTGAGATATTCCATTCGGGTCCAGTTCAGGCAACAATGCGCATTTATCGTGATTTCTTCGCTTACTCGGGTGGTGTTTACCATCACACCGCAGCTAGCCGCAGCAGTCCAACTGGTTTTCACTCAGTGAAATTGGTAGGCTGGGGTGAGGAGCACAATGGCGACAAATATTGG ATCGCTGCCAACTCCTGGGGTCCATGGTGGGGCGAACATGGCTATTTCCGTATTACGCGTGGCTCCAATGAATGCGGTATTGAGGAGTATGTCCTTGCAGCTTGGCCACATGTCTATAATTActtcaaaactgataaaatctaa
- the Swim gene encoding tubulointerstitial nephritis antigen-like isoform X2, protein MHRKICKAASLVRLLIAFTLLGAVVAFDHTLKFDYPGPYCAAKNICCRNREDGCAMPISSTLCYCDEFCDRDQSADCCPDYRSFCLNAPDPIIRCFHNGVYFNKYNTTTDNCNECRCLDGGTVECDRDLCLTDDNLVNNVNSIRQLGWSARKYDEWWGHKYSEGLTLRLGTKEPTFRVKAMTRLSNKADALPHQFNAVDRWSSFIHDVPDQGWCGASWVLSTTSVASDRFAIQSQGKEVVQLSPQNILSCTRKQQGCNGGHLDAAWRYLHKQGVLEDKCYPYTGRRDSCKVRRGGRRSLSSYGCLPSGISDRDEFYTMGPAYSLNNETDIMAEIFHSGPVQATMRIYRDFFAYSGGVYHHTAASRSSPTGFHSVKLVGWGEEHNGDKYWIAANSWGPWWGEHGYFRITRGSNECGIEEYVLAAWPHVYNYFKTDKI, encoded by the exons ATGCATCGTAAAATATGTAAGGCGGCCTCGTTGGTGCGGCTGCTCATAGCCTTCACTCTACTCGGAGCAGTAGTAGCCTTTGATCACACACTAAAATTTGATTATCCAGGTCCGTATTGTGCGGCGAAAAATATTTGTTGTCGAAATAGAGAGGATGGATGTGCAATGCCGATTTCAT CCACGCTCTGCTACTGTGATGAGTTCTGCGATCGCGACCAATCTGCCGACTGTTGTCCCGATTATCGTTCGTTCTGCCTGAATGCACCGGATCCAATAATTCGATGCTTCCATAATGGTGTCTACTTTAACAAATACAACACAACAACGGACAATTGTAATGAATGTCGTTGTCTCGACGGTGGCACTGTGGAATGTGATCGTGATCTATGTCTAACCGATGATAATTTGGTGAACAATGTAAACTCCATACGTCAGCTAGGATGGTCGGCACGTAAATATGATGAATGGTGGGGACACAAATATTCGGAGGGTCTAACACTGCGTTTGGGTACCAAGGAACCAACATTCCGTGTTAAAGCAATGACTCGTTTATCCAATAAAGCAGACGCATTGCCGCATCAATTTAATGCTGTAGACAGATGGTCGAGTTTCATACACGATGTACCCGATCAAG GTTGGTGTGGCGCATCTTGGGTGCTATCGACAACATCCGTTGCTTCAGATCGTTTCGCTATACAATCTCAAGGTAAAGAAGTTGTACAGCTGTCGCCACAAAATATTTTGTCGTGTACACGCAAACAGCAGGGTTGCAATGGTGGACATTTAGATGCTGCTTGGCGTTACTTGCATAAACAAGG TGTTCTGGAGGATAAATGCTATCCATACACTGGACGCCGTGATTCTTGTAAAGTGCGTCGTGGTGGACGTCGTTCGCTAAGCTCTTATGGTTGTCTTCCTTCGGGCATCTCAgatcgtgacgagttctatacaATGGGGCCAGCATATTCTCTCAATAATGAAACTGATATTATGGCTGAGATATTCCATTCGGGTCCAGTTCAGGCAACAATGCGCATTTATCGTGATTTCTTCGCTTACTCGGGTGGTGTTTACCATCACACCGCAGCTAGCCGCAGCAGTCCAACTGGTTTTCACTCAGTGAAATTGGTAGGCTGGGGTGAGGAGCACAATGGCGACAAATATTGG ATCGCTGCCAACTCCTGGGGTCCATGGTGGGGCGAACATGGCTATTTCCGTATTACGCGTGGCTCCAATGAATGCGGTATTGAGGAGTATGTCCTTGCAGCTTGGCCACATGTCTATAATTActtcaaaactgataaaatctaa